A region from the Linepithema humile isolate Giens D197 chromosome 1, Lhum_UNIL_v1.0, whole genome shotgun sequence genome encodes:
- the pcx gene encoding pecanex-like protein 1 isoform X1, whose amino-acid sequence MGSQTLEILRQGVWASLTGGWFYDPHLDVFSNTFHLYIWLFLLCLPFTIYLYFPPTLYVWLAYCSLFIAVFGTIKCVNHALHCVYDTTECLEEPNQTISQQKSESEKKRAGHNKCREHSQDQTGHGIELQVLNGKTDTPPVECSSRNSFIEPNIQNADADSITSEYNRDKPSSTIDLKVEIHRKNSSESSEEAQQLSKPMVTSINVHEAELVSAQYHEPRVKNIINEWRSKRQKCVVIAEEDRSRPRKLCRHASEDSRNRHSKQGSLGKTGSESQIKQTSSLELENPNDDYSYWKSNQSVRRLNSNSIPMETHLMNDHPQSLEIISKKGDVDNNKISSHPQSLERDKKYCIPNLKVIAKKPHQQLVHPQSLETIGATSKNISSTDDNNLPLHPQSLETINTKKVLPQNTLKRNQLQLLPYLSYGSEIVHPIAEQSDEQFANESSGGFSLRDSYSPLLTRKNISDANATSNRDRSHSAGRFEDRFSRFNDDNGIDNNSANSRDALLEEAKPVVKRRYSNASQSSHEFSDGEKSKKKRQDKSKNTEDPLNTGSIVGIDWLFESGECSVEPWTSKIFWTFTRSDDTDTSESLQTASTDYLHTKEPDSGSSSTTTLSIENEAKRKLLPQLEVDNAAKRHQGAIPKHSRPKPAISDAADDNITSSVEQPRENLKRYLEVRREKARRRGGKLEQTSGSNNELSTLLPNPAPPLLAALLNNSGRDLPGQSNIASSDLRLSRSSENRNSRTRYGRLKRPSRAQRSGPRSIASNRDDNVVPLTALFGLISSGECHLATNQNDTSEGAVHYFCDDNGRWLAYTFDEKGSDVAAAAAAMTQIPGNTHDKLLNTLLRQQLNQNLHYEMNCEPAGSLSNSYSSLSLNSAGLTVIIDTPPVLSSPASNQTKTQSSPPSNLISSNTGSSNQCTLGENSEREQFHVIARSDSMTDRNRRLQNLLGNLNLNQYQPDNNNRMPVLTLPAHQEPDINTSLSWNRFILDEISFQPKPKLKQTRSRHYYKWKIGKLPHIKVRFDRLALLALLDRNLTIFETIVSTLLAGAVAGLGLLLLQQGFYRDIFAFIFCFVTAGCQYSLLKSVQPDAASPTHGFNRIIVFSRPAYYIICSSLILIFNETLRNFRSSDFRVYGLRVADYDLIMQVRNVLLIFLLCFPIVFSLGLFPQINTFLMYVCEHLDIHLFGGNATTSLLSSAYCLCRSVVAVLFLYGFAYGALLEPKSSQHILFSIFLGLLVAISYHLSRSSSDPTVIWDILKTHLWPPEIGDRYVEEKEAKIIENTSSSQCVNMVASYKEVKSKAANKKKDVKITLGEQMSDTELVDPLPEKLRSTVNSRLKNDVIVCAVIGTLSFGIHRTTVFTALQPELNPVLWSIVGFLGFLLHYVVPQLRKQWPWLCLSRPVLRSYEHAQFEVREPVRIMWFEKAYVCLCFLERNVLYPIVFLGALTEYSPKIADKFGKSVGALIVVMCGLKSLRSAYSDPSTRYLVLVFAVLFFRLDYSHLSETFLMDYFVTGIAFAKIYELLLKIRFVVTYIAPWQITWGSAFHAFAQPFSVPHSAMLFLQAGISAMLSTPLNPLLGSAIFISSYVRPVKFWERDYKTRRVDHSNTRMSSHLERNLGADDNNLNSIFYEQLTRSLQHSLCGDLALGRWGNVEQGDCFLLASDYLNCLVHVVQLGNGLVTFQLRGLEFRGTYCQQREVEAISEGIEEDNDCCCCEMGHFSNVLSVNAAFSQRWLAWEVASAKYVLEGYSISDNSAVSMLQVFEFRKVLITYYVKSIVFYAVKSPRLKQWLENPDIVDALKPTLDKNFVDLDPVFNVNIDLDFDFRASGITRSSFCNVYLDWIQYCAGKQDKSLDRTRDSCLVSLCFSLSLLGRRVLGAASHNTLSSVEFFLYGLHALFKGDFRITSARDEWVLHDVDLLRSVVAKGIRMALKLHQDHFMSPEQYAESPALFEAIGNHDQNLVISHEADPLWRNAVLSGAPSLLAFRHVLDEGIDEYKIIMLNKRYLSFRVIKMNRECVRGLWAGQQQELVYLRNRNPERGSIQNAKQALRNIINSSCDQPIGYPIYVSPLTTSYAETNEQLCSIIGGPLTYSTIKSNVLKLWRRIRRRCGQGCSSGGTGSQDDGGFGNDGVYAMTTYNSGTIVNVDAMTGYDTFVDVNVFVSTNVGYAQSGHNTSGRESPYARRGNRGSLASVGKPTSATLASLAGLLSNSDIKTEAKSETSFSSKVEKEEVYQRVRIMDPNQVYDAINLGRRIDVIWPDERMRQQGGRSGWQHWVPERGMEGCVVHRWSPNHRDPNRRSHVDKVILLVKIEDKYVPIAEQGVRDLGAEV is encoded by the exons ATGGGTTCGCAAACGCTGGAGATCCTGAGACAAGGCGTCTGGGCGAGCCTAACGGGTGGTTGGTTTTACGATCCGCATCTCGACGTTTTCTCCAACACATTCCACCTCTATATCTGGCTGTTCTTGCTCTGTCTGCCGTTCACGATCTATCtg TACTTTCCACCTACATTATACGTTTGGTTGGCGTATTGCTCATTGTTTATTGCCGTTTTTGGAACGATAAAGTGTGTGAATCATGCTCTGCACTGTGTATATGACACAACAGAGTGTTTGGAGGAACCAAATCAAACAATCAGTCAGCAAAAATCCGAGAGTGAGAAGAAACGGGCTGGCCATAATAAGTGCAGAGAACATTCGCAGGATCAGACGGGCCATGGCATAGAGCTGCAAGTTTTGAATG GTAAAACAGACACACCACCGGTAGAATGTTCATCGCGCAACTCATTTATAGAACCAAACATACAGAACGCTGATGCAGATAGTATAACGTCCGAATACAATCGGGATAAACCTAGTTCGACCATAGATTTAAAGGTAGAGATACACAGGAAGAATAGTTCTGAAAGTTCGGAAGAGGCGCAGCAACTTAGTAAACCAATGGTAACCAGCATAAACGTGCACGAGGCCGAATTAGTTTCCGCGCAGTATCATGAGCCAcgtgttaaaaatatcataaatg AATGGAGATCAAAGCGGCAGAAATGCGTTGTGATAGCGGAAGAAGATCGATCGAGGCCGCGTAAATTGTGCCGGCACGCGTCCGAAGATTCTAGAAATCGACATTCTAAACAAGGCAGTCTCGGTAAAACGGGATCCGAGAGCCAGATAAAACAGACCAGTTCCCTGGAATTGGAAAATCCCAACGATGATTATTCGTACTGGAAGTCCAATCAAAGCGTCCGCAGGCTCAACTCCAATTCCATACCGATGGAAACACACCTGATGAACGATCATCCCCAGAGCTTGGAAATCATATCAAAGAAGGGAGATGTGGATAACAATAAGATCTCGTCTCATCCGCAATCGTTGGAG CGAGATAAAAAGTATTGTATTCCTAATCTTAAGGTTATTGCCAAGAAACCGCATCAACAACTAGTACATCCGCAAAGTCTCGAGACAATTGGTGCTAcgagtaaaaatataagtagcaCCGACGACAATAACCTGCCTCTTCATCCTCAAAGTCTCGAGACAATTAATACTAAAAAG GTCTTACCGCAAAACACATTGAAGAGAAATCAACTACAGCTCTTGCCGTATCTTAGTTACGGATCCGAAATAGTACATCCGATAGCGGAACAGAGCGACGAACAATTCGCCAATGAAAGTTCGGGAGGATTTAGCCTGCGGGATTCTTACAGCCCGTTACTCACGCGGAAAAACATAAGCGACGCGAATGCGACATCCAATCGAGATAGAAGTCACAGCGCTGGCAGATTTGAAGACAGATTCTCCAG ATTTAACGACGACAACGGAATAGATAACAACTCGGCGAATTCTCGGGATGCTTTGCTCGAGGAAGCGAAGCCCGTCGTGAAAAGAAGATACAGCAACGCCAGCCAGAGCAGCCACGAGTTTTCAGATGGtgagaaaagtaaaaagaagcGGCAGGATAAATCCAAGAACACGGAAGATCCGCTCAACACGGGAAGCATCGTCGGGATCGATTGGTTATTCGAAAGCGGAGAATGTTCGGTGGAGCCGTGGACGAGTAAGA TATTTTGGACTTTCACTCGCTCTGATGATACGGATACGTCAGAAAGCCTACAGACGGCTAGTACAGATT ATCTTCACACTAAAGAGCCCGACTCGGGATCGTCCAGTACAACGACCCTTAGCATCGAAAACGAGGCGAAGCGGAAATTGCTGCCACAGCTGGAGGTGGACAACGCCGCCAAGCGTCACCAGGGGGCGATTCCCAAGCACAGCCGTCCAAAACCCGCCATATCGGACGCCGCGGACGACAATATCACGTCGAGCGTTGAGCAGCCGCGGGAGAATCTCAAGCGTTACCTCGAAGTGCGACGGGAAAAGGCCAGAAGGCGTGGCGGCAAGCTGGAGCAGACGAGCGGTTCGAACAACGAGCTGAGCACATTGCTGCCGAATCCGGCACCTCCGTTGCTGGCCGCGTTGCTGAACAATTCCGGCCGGGATTTACCCGGTCAGTCGAATATCGCGTCGTCCGATCTGCGATTGAGTCGCAGCTCCGAAAACCGGAATTCCCGAACGAGATACGGACGGCTGAAACGACCCAGCAGAGCGCAGCGTAGCGGGCCGCGCAGCATTGCCAGTAATCGCGACGACAACGTTGTACCGTTAACCGCGCTCTTCGGTTTAATTTCGAGCGGCGAGTGTCATTTGGCCACGAATCAGAACGACACCTCGGAAGGAGCGGTGCACTACTTTTGCGACGACAACGGACGCTGGCTGGCTTACACGTTCGACGAGAAGGGCTCCGATGTggccgcggcggcggcggcgatgaCGCAGATACCTGGCAACACGCACGATAAGCTGCTCAACACACTGCTGCGCCAACAGCTCAATCAGAATTTGCACTACGAAATGAATTGCGAGCCTGCCGGCTCGCTGAGCAACAGTTACAGCAGTCTGTCGCTTAACTCCGCCGGCTTGACGGTGATAATCGACACGCCGCCGGTGCTGTCGAGTCCAGCGAGCAATCAGACGAAGACGCAGAGCTCGCCGCCGTCGAACCTGATCTCCTCGAATACCGGCAGCTCGAATCAGTGCACGCTGGGCGAGAATTCGGAGCGCGAGCAGTTTCACGTGATCGCGCGCTCGGACTCGATGACCGACAGGAATCGTCGGCTGCAAAATCTCTTGGGCAATCTTAACTTGAATCAGTATCAGCCGGACAACAACAATCGCATGCCCGTGCTGACGTTGCCCGCGCATCAGGAGCCCGACATAAACACCAGTCTGTCGTGGAACCGCTTCATCCTGGACGAAATCAGCTTCCAGCCAAAGCCCAAGCTCAAGCAGACTCGATCGAGACACTACTATAAGTGGAAGATCGGCAAGCTGCCGCACATCAAAGTGCGCTTCGATCGTCTCGCTCTGCTGGCTCTGCTCGATCGCAACTTAACTATATTCGAGACGATCGTTTCCACGCTGCTGGCGGGCGCGGTCGCCGGGCTGGGCCTTCTACTGCTGCAGCAGGGCTTCTATCGGGACATCTTCGCGTTCATATTCTGCTTCGTGACGGCCGGCTGTCAGTACTCGCTGCTCAAGTCGGTCCAGCCCGATGCTGCATCGCCCACGCACGGCTTCAATCGCATCATAGTGTTCTCGAGGCCCGCGTACTACATCATATGCTCGAGTCTCATTCTCATTTTCAACGAGACGCTGAGGAACTTTAGGTCGTCTGACTTTCGCGTTTACGGACTGCGCGTCGCCGATTACGATCTTATAATGCAAGTGCGAAACGTACTGCTGATATTCCTGCTGTGCTTCCCGATCGTGTTCTCTTTGGGACTGTTTCCGCAGATCAACACGTTTCTCATGTACGTCTGCGAGCATCTGGACATACATCTGTTCGGTGGCAACGCGACCACCAGTCTGCTGTCGTCGGCGTACTGTCTTTGCCGCAGCGTCGTCGCCGTGCTCTTTCTCTACGGATTCGCCTACGGCGCCCTCCTCGAGCCCAAGTCCTCGCAGCACATCCTGTTCTCCATATTCCTCGGTCTGCTCGTCGCGATATCCTATCATCTCAGCCGCTCGTCTTCCGATCCCACCGTAATATGGGACATCCTCAAGACGCATCTGTGGCCACCGGAGATCGGCGACAGATACGTGGAGGAGAAGGAGGCGAAGATCATCGAGAACACGTCCTCGTCGCAGTGCGTCAACATGGTCGCGAGCTACAAGGAGGTGAAGAGCAAGGCGGCCAACAAGAAGAAGGATGTGAAGATCACGCTGGGCGAGCAAATGTCGGACACCGAGCTGGTGGATCCGCTGCCGGAGAAGCTCCGTTCGACCGTAAACTCCAGATTGAAGAACGACGTGATTGTGTGCGCGGTGATCGGCACTCTGTCCTTCGGGATTCACCGTACGACGGTGTTCACCGCGCTGCAGCCGGAGCTCAATCCGGTGCTGTGGAGCATCGTTGGCTTTCTGGGCTTTCTTCTCCACTACGTCGTGCCGCAATTGCGCAAGCAGTGGCCATGGCTGTGCCTGTCGAGGCCGGTGTTGCGCAGCTACGAACACGCGCAGTTCGAGGTGCGCGAGCCGGTGAGGATTATGTGGTTCGAGAAGGCTTACGTGTGCCTATGCTTCCTCGAACGGAACGTGCTCTACCCGATCGTCTTCCTCGGCGCGCTCACCGAGTACTCGCCGAAGATCGCCGACAAGTTCGGCAAGAGCGTGGGCGCGCTCATCGTCGTCATGTGCGGCCTCAAGTCTCTCAGGTCGGCGTACTCGGACCCGTCCACCCGCTACCTCGTTCTCGTCTTCGCGGTGCTCTTTTTCCGACTGGACTACAGTCACCTGAGCGAGACCTTTCTTATGGACTACTTCGTCACCGGAATCGCATTTGCGAAGATCTACGAGCTGCTGCTCAAGATACGCTTCGTCGTCACGTACATCGCTCCTTGGCAGATCACGTGGGGCAGCGCGTTCCACGCCTTCGCCCAGCCCTTCTCCGTGCCGCACTCGGCGATGCTCTTCCTCCAGGCTGGCATCTCGGCCATGCTCAGCACACCCCTCAATCCGTTGCTGGGCAGCGCGATTTTCATCTCGTCCTACGTGCGACCGGTGAAATTCTGGGAAAGGGATTACAAAACCAGGAGAGTGGATCACTCCAACACGCGTATGTCCTCGCATCTGGAGCGCAATCTCGGCGCCGACGACAACAATCTCAATTCGATATTTTACGAGCAGCTCACGCGCTCCCTCCAGCACAGTCTGTGCGGCGATCTCGCGCTCGGCCGATGGGGAAACGTGGAGCAGGGCGACTGTTTTCTGCTCGCGTCGGATTATCTCAACTGTTTGGTGCACGTTGTTCAGTTGGGCAACGGATTGGTGACATTTCAACTGAGAGGTCTCGAATTTCGGGGGACGTATTGCCAGCAAAGAGAG GTGGAGGCGATCTCGGAGGGTATCGAAGAAGACAACGACTGCTGTTGCTGCGAAATGGGTCATTTCTCGAATGTACTTAGCGTGAACGCGGCCTTCAGCCAACGTTGGCTCGCGTGGGAGGTGGCGAGTGCGAAATACGTTCTGGAAGGTTACTCGATCTCCGACAACTCGGCAGTTTCCATGCTGCAGGTGTTCGAATTTCGCAAAGTACTAATCACTTACTACGTCAAGAGTATCGTTTTCTACGCCGTGAAGTCGCCCAGGCTGAAACAGTGGTTGGAGAATCCGGATATCGTCGACGCGCTGAAGCCGACGCTCGACAAGAACTTCGTCGATCTCGATCCCGTCTTCAACGTCAACATCGACTTGGACTTCGACTTCCGCGCGAGCGGCATCACGCGGAGCAGTTTCTGCAATGTTTATCTCGACTGGATACAATATTGCGCTGGTAAACAAGATAAG TCGCTGGATAGAACGCGTGATTCGTGTCTTGTGTCTCTGTGCTTTTCATTGAGCCTCCTGGGAAGACGTGTGTTAGGCGCTGCGTCTCATAACACATTATCGAGTGTCGAATTTTTTCTCTACGGACTGCACGCATTGTTTAaag GAGACTTCCGGATAACATCAGCTCGCGACGAATGGGTGCTGCACGATGTCGACTTGTTGCGCAGCGTGGTCGCAAAAGGGATAAGAATGGCCTTAAAACTGCATCAAGATCACTTCATGAGCCCGGAGCAATACGCCGAGTCGCCGGCGCTCTTCGAGGCTATCGGCAATCATGATCAGAATCTTGTCATCAGTCACGAGGCGGATCCGCTTTGGAGAAACGCCGTCTTGAGCGGCGCGCCCAGTCTTTTAGCATTTAG GCACGTGCTCGACGAGGGTATAGacgaatacaaaattataatgctTAACAAACGTTACTTAAGCTTCCGAGTTATCAAAATGAATCGCGAGTGCGTCCGCGGGCTCTGGGCCGGCCAGCAGCAGGAGCTGGTGTACCTGAGAAATAGAAATCCGGAACGCGGCTCGATACAGAACGCCAAGCAGGCCCTGAGGAATATAATCAACAGCTCCTGCGACCAGCCGATCGGATATCCAATTTACGTCTCCCCATTAACGACCAGCTACGCTGAGACCAACGAACAATTGTGTTCAATAATCGGAGGACCATTGACTTACAGCACCATAAAGAGCAACGTGTTAAAATTGTGGAGAAG AATAAGAAGGAGATGTGGTCAAGGCTGTTCCTCGGGCGGCACTGGCTCCCAAGACGACGGAGGCTTTGGAAATGACGGAGTATATGCAATGACCACTTACAACTCTGGTACGATTGTTAACGTTGATGCGATGACAGGCTATGATACTTTCGTCGACGTTAACGTATTTGTTTCTACGAACGTAGGCTACGCTCAATCCGGCCACAATACTTCCGGCCGAGAGAGCCCGTATGCCCGTCGTGGAAACAGAGGCTCACTCGCCTCTGTCGGGAAACCGACTAGCGCGACACTCGCCAGTTTGGCCGGACTGCTCAGTAATAGCGATATTAAGACGGAAGCGAAGAGCGAAACGAGTTTCTCCAGCAAAGTGGAAAAAGAGGAGGTTTACCAAAGGGTTCGC ATTATGGATCCCAATCAAGTGTACGACGCGATCAATTTGGGTCGACGTATAGACGTGATTTGGCCGGACGAAAGGATGCGACAGCAAGGCGGCCGTTCCGGCTGGCAGCATTGGGTACCTGAGAGAGGTATGGAAGGTTGCGTGGTCCACCGTTGGTCGCCGAATCATCGCGATCCCAATCGACGATCGCACGTCGACAAAGTTATCCTGCTCGTGAAGATCGAGGACAAGTATGTGCCGATAGCTGAGCAAGGCGTGCGGGATTTAGGAGCGGAAGTTTAA